In Papio anubis isolate 15944 chromosome 20, Panubis1.0, whole genome shotgun sequence, a single window of DNA contains:
- the CD37 gene encoding leukocyte antigen CD37 isoform X1: MSAQESCLSLIKYFLFVFNLFFFVLGSLIFCFGIWILIDKTSFVSFVGLAFVPLQIWSKVLAISGVFTMGLALLGCVGALKELRCLLGLYFGMLLLLFATQITLGILISTQRAQLERSLQDIVEKTIQKYRTNPEETAAEESWDYVQFQLRCCGWHSPQDWFKVLTLRGNGSEAHRVPCSCYNLSATNDSTILDKVILPQLSRLGQLARSRHSTDICAVPANSHIYSEGCARSLQKWLHNNLISIVGICLGVGLLELGFMTLSIFLCRNLDHVYNRLAGYR, from the exons ATGTCGGCCCAGGagagctgcctcagcctcatcaAATACTTCCTCTTCGTTTTCAACCTCTTCTTCTTC GTCCTGGGCAGCCTGATCTTCTGCTTCGGCATCTGGATCCTCATCGACAAGACCAGCTTCGTGTCCTTTGTGG GCTTGGCCTTCGTGCCCCTGCAGATCTGGTCCAAAGTCCTGGCCATCTCTGGAGTCTTCACCATGGGCCTCGCCCTCCTGGGTTGTGTGGGGGCCCTCAAGGAGCTCCGCTGCCTCCTGGGCCTG TATTTTGGGATGCTGCTGCTCCTGTTTGCCACGCAGATAACCCTGGGAATCCTCATCTCCACTCAGCGGGCCCAG CTGGAGCGAAGCTTGCAGGACATCGTAGAGAAAACCATCCAAAAGTACCGCACCAACCCCGAGGAGACCGCGGCCGAGGAGAGCTGGGACTATGTGCAGTTCCAG CTGCGCTGTTGCGGCTGGCACTCCCCGCAGGACTGGTTCAAGGTCCTCACCCTGAGAGGTAACGGGTCGGAGGCGCACCGCGTGCCCTGCTCCTGCTACAACTTGTCAGCGACCAACGACTCCACAATCCTGGATAAGGTGATCTTGCCCCAGCTCAGCAGGCTTGGACAGCTGGCGCGGTCCAGACACAGTACAGACATCTGCGCGGTCCCTGCAAACAGCCACATCTACAGCGAG GGCTGCGCGCGGAGCCTCCAGAAGTGGCTGCACAACAACCTTATTTCCATAGTGGGCATTTGCCTGGGCGTCGGCCTACTCGAG